One segment of Anopheles stephensi strain Indian chromosome 3, UCI_ANSTEP_V1.0, whole genome shotgun sequence DNA contains the following:
- the LOC118511655 gene encoding glyceraldehyde-3-phosphate dehydrogenase 2 yields MSKIGINGFGRIGRLVLRASIAKGAQVVAINDPFIGVDYMVYLFKYDSTHGRFKGEVSAQDGMLVVNGQKIAVFQERDPKAIPWGKAGAEYVVESTGVFTTTDKASAHLEGGAKKVIISAPSADAPMFVVGVNLDAYEPSMKVVSNASCTTNCLAPLAKVINDNFGILEGLMTTVHATTATQKTVDGPSGKLWRDGRGAAQNIIPAATGAAKAVGKVIPALNGKLTGMAFRVPTPNVSVVDLTVRLSKPATYDQIKAKVKEAANGPMKGILDYTEEEVVSTDFVGDCHSSIFDAKAGIQLSDTFVKLISWYDNEYGYSNRVVDLIKYMQTKD; encoded by the coding sequence ATGTCGAAGATTGGAATTAACGGATTTGGCCGTATCGGTCGTCTGGTGCTGCGCGCCTCCATTGCCAAGGGCGCCCAGGTGGTGGCGATCAACGATCCGTTCATCGGTGTCGACTACATGGTGTACCTGTTCAAGTACGACTCGACGCACGGTCGCTTCAAGGGCGAAGTGTCCGCCCAGGACGGTATGCTGGTCGTGAACGGTCAGAAGATTGCCGTCTTCCAGGAGCGTGACCCGAAGGCGATCCCGTGGGGTAAGGCCGGTGCCGAGTACGTCGTCGAGTCGACCGGTGTGTTCACCACGACCGACAAGGCTTCGGCCCATCTGGAGGGTGGCGCGAAGAAGGTCATCATCTCGGCCCCGTCCGCCGACGCACCGATGTTCGTCGTGGGCGTCAACCTGGACGCGTACGAGCCGTCGATGAAGGTCGTGTCGAACGCTTCCTGCACCACCAACTGTCTGGCCCCGCTCGCCAAGGTCATCAACGATAACTTCGGCATCCTGGAGGGTCTGATGACGACGGTGCATGCCACCACTGCCACCCAGAAGACTGTGGACGGACCGTCCGGCAAGCTGTGGCGCGATGGTCGCGGTGCCGCCCAGAACATCATTCCGGCCGCTACCGGCGCCGCTAAGGCCGTCGGCAAGGTCATCCCGGCGCTGAACGGCAAGCTGACCGGTATGGCGTTCCGTGTCCCGACCCCGAACGTTTCGGTCGTCGATCTGACGGTGCGCCTGTCCAAGCCGGCCACCTACGACCAGATCAAGGCTAAGGTGAAGGAGGCCGCCAACGGACCGATGAAGGGCATCCTGGACTACACGGAGGAGGAGGTCGTATCGACCGACTTCGTCGGTGACTGCCACTCGTCGATCTTCGACGCCAAGGCCGGAATCCAGCTGAGCGACACGTTCGTCAAGCTGATCTCCTGGTATGACAACGAGTACGGCTACTCGAACCGTGTCGTCGATCTGATCAAGTACATGCAGACCAAGGATTAA